DNA from Haloferax volcanii DS2:
TCGCTGCTGGTGTCGAGGACGTGCGTGGTTACTCCTTCGCTCATCTTACTGCTCGTCGAGGTCGCCGCGGTCCATCGAGAACTGCTGGAAGCCGGTCGGCGCGGGCGGCTCCCGCAGGACGCTGGCGTCGCCGTCGAGGTCGTCGCGGACGCTGAGCCAGGTGCGGTTGTTCGCCTCGAACCGAACGGACGCGAGCTGCGGATAGCGTTCGAGGACGCGCAGGCCGATTTGGTAGATGAGGTCCTGAATCGAGTTCGAGTCGACCTCGTCGAAGACGACGTGGGCGATGTCGCGGACCTGCTCGGACGGCACGTACCGTTCGGGGTCCTCGCCGAGCGCGTCTTCGGGGTCGTCGTAGCTCCAGAAGATATCGAGCGAGATGTAGAGCGTTCGGTCCTCGCGCTCCGGGAGCGTCGTGTACTCGTCTTGGACGTAGCCGGTGAACGAACTCCCCTCGACCTTGACCAGTTCGAGGCCGGTGACGCCGCTCGTCTGGTCGGTGATGACGGGTGTGCCGTCGTCTCGCGTCAGCGAGATGGAGCCGTAGCCGGACTCGTTGTCGGAGACGCGGAAGACGAGGTCGCTCGCCTCGTACCCGTCGCCGTCGTCCTCTGGGACGGGCAGTTCGTCGAATCGAATCTCGTCGG
Protein-coding regions in this window:
- the pucL gene encoding factor-independent urate hydroxylase, with the protein product MTAQQSPVDGDAPDSGEQRTMNYGKENVAVYRTYATPLEGVRTIPESSFDGRDNVLFGLDVRVQVEGEEFLPSFSEGDNTKVVATDSMKNFILHHAGEYDGATLEGFLEFVGSGFLDTYSQMSAVEVSADEIRFDELPVPEDDGDGYEASDLVFRVSDNESGYGSISLTRDDGTPVITDQTSGVTGLELVKVEGSSFTGYVQDEYTTLPEREDRTLYISLDIFWSYDDPEDALGEDPERYVPSEQVRDIAHVVFDEVDSNSIQDLIYQIGLRVLERYPQLASVRFEANNRTWLSVRDDLDGDASVLREPPAPTGFQQFSMDRGDLDEQ